From a single Adhaeribacter swui genomic region:
- a CDS encoding isoaspartyl peptidase/L-asparaginase family protein, with protein MNPIAIAIHGGAGTILSALMTPEKEVMYRQALQEAVEVGHQILLQGKSSLEAVEAAVRNLEDCILFNAGRGSVFTHEGKHEMDAAIMYGATGMAGAVAGVRQVRNPITLAKTVMQHSEHVLLVGDGAEIFGRSLDLAFEPDSYFFDTARHEQWLAALKADQVVLDHSALPEATTDRKFGTVGAVAVDQFGNVAAATSTGGMTNKKFNRIGDSPIIGAGTYAHNATCAVSCTGHGEYFMRAVVAYDVACLIEYKGLSLAEACHYVVHDKLVKQGGEGGLIAINQLGDIVLSFNSEGMYRASKKNQEPTYVGIYK; from the coding sequence ATGAACCCCATAGCCATTGCTATCCACGGCGGTGCCGGCACCATTTTATCCGCCTTAATGACCCCGGAAAAAGAAGTTATGTACCGGCAAGCTTTACAGGAAGCAGTAGAGGTAGGGCACCAAATTTTACTGCAGGGAAAAAGTTCTTTAGAAGCCGTAGAAGCGGCCGTCCGGAACCTGGAAGATTGCATTTTATTTAACGCGGGCCGGGGCTCGGTTTTTACCCACGAAGGAAAACACGAGATGGATGCCGCTATAATGTATGGTGCTACGGGTATGGCTGGAGCGGTAGCCGGCGTGCGGCAAGTGCGCAACCCGATTACTTTGGCCAAAACCGTGATGCAACATTCCGAACACGTGTTATTAGTAGGGGATGGAGCTGAAATTTTTGGGCGAAGTTTAGATTTAGCCTTTGAACCCGATAGCTACTTTTTTGATACCGCCCGCCACGAGCAATGGCTGGCTGCCCTTAAAGCCGACCAGGTAGTGCTGGATCACAGCGCGTTGCCGGAAGCTACAACCGATAGAAAATTTGGCACCGTGGGAGCGGTAGCTGTTGATCAGTTTGGTAATGTGGCCGCAGCCACTTCCACCGGCGGCATGACGAACAAAAAGTTTAACCGGATAGGAGATAGCCCTATTATTGGCGCCGGTACCTACGCCCACAATGCTACTTGCGCGGTGTCGTGCACGGGCCACGGCGAGTATTTTATGCGGGCGGTAGTGGCCTACGATGTAGCTTGTTTAATAGAATACAAAGGTTTATCGCTAGCCGAGGCGTGCCACTACGTGGTGCACGATAAGTTAGTAAAACAAGGCGGCGAAGGCGGACTTATTGCAATTAACCAGCTAGGCGACATTGTATTATCTTTTAATTCGGAAGGCATGTACCGCGCCAGTAAAAAAAATCAGGAACCAACTTACGTAGGTATTTATAAATAG
- the xseB gene encoding exodeoxyribonuclease VII small subunit — protein sequence MNNLNSNLTYQQALEELETIVEALEDETIPVDELAIKVKRASDLIEFCQNKLTETDTEVKKILTYLEDKAKK from the coding sequence ATGAATAACTTAAACAGCAATTTAACCTACCAACAAGCCTTAGAAGAACTGGAAACGATTGTGGAAGCTTTAGAAGACGAAACCATACCGGTAGATGAATTGGCCATTAAAGTAAAACGCGCCTCTGATTTAATCGAGTTCTGCCAGAATAAATTAACCGAGACCGACACAGAAGTAAAAAAAATCCTTACTTATTTAGAAGATAAAGCAAAAAAGTAG
- a CDS encoding cyanophycinase, with translation MNTPKGKIIAIGGNEDKGTYPNSRSQRKYYLNFFELGILKRFTNELGKTNPRIEVITTASMIPEEVGVIYQKAFGILNFTNIGLMHIRALPETDLPLYLDRLKAADGILFSGGDQYRITQAFAGTEFLRICKERYHNEENFVIAGTSAGAMAMSGIMIRRGSSFEALMKGTVKLDSGLDFLANVIIDSHFVKRGRFGRLMEAVALHSRKIGIGLGEDTGVLITHGNLIETIGSNLVIIVDGHHIKHNNAPEAKRGEPLSIENLIMHVLAKGNVYDMYLREFYKDSASHHRHVQDILDNLS, from the coding sequence GTGAACACACCCAAAGGAAAGATTATTGCCATTGGCGGCAACGAAGATAAAGGCACTTACCCGAACTCGCGCAGTCAGCGCAAATACTACTTAAACTTTTTTGAACTGGGTATTTTAAAACGCTTTACCAACGAACTGGGCAAAACCAATCCCCGGATTGAAGTAATTACCACGGCTTCCATGATTCCGGAGGAAGTAGGTGTGATTTATCAAAAAGCTTTCGGAATTTTAAATTTTACAAACATTGGCCTGATGCACATCCGGGCTTTGCCCGAAACCGATTTACCGCTTTACCTGGACCGCTTAAAAGCCGCCGATGGCATCTTATTTTCCGGAGGCGATCAATACCGCATTACCCAGGCATTTGCCGGAACAGAATTTCTGCGGATTTGCAAAGAGCGTTACCACAACGAAGAAAACTTTGTGATTGCCGGCACCAGCGCCGGGGCCATGGCCATGTCGGGGATTATGATCCGGCGGGGCAGCAGCTTTGAAGCGCTTATGAAGGGTACCGTAAAACTAGACTCGGGACTCGACTTTTTAGCCAACGTAATCATTGATTCGCACTTTGTGAAACGTGGCCGGTTTGGCCGGCTCATGGAAGCAGTAGCCTTGCACTCCCGCAAAATTGGCATTGGCTTAGGCGAAGACACCGGCGTGCTGATTACCCACGGCAATTTAATTGAAACCATTGGCTCTAACCTGGTAATTATTGTGGATGGGCACCACATTAAACACAACAACGCGCCCGAAGCAAAACGCGGCGAACCTTTATCCATCGAAAATTTAATTATGCACGTTTTAGCCAAGGGCAATGTATACGATATGTACCTGCGAGAATTTTACAAAGATTCCGCCTCGCACCACCGCCACGTGCAGGATATCCTGGATAATTTGTCCTGA
- a CDS encoding L,D-transpeptidase family protein yields the protein MFNQRNYYRYTYLGILLFFLIQLTACNKNKTKDGKEAANEKTSIKTDSAFIENYLKQEPKLKKHRATTMLFYRTRGYRLGWFKNDKIVPQANTFLQVINKATREGLNPEDYKVKDFKALFAQYEAAKQDSVKHRLQQEIDVALSAAYFNYASDFYRGTVNPRELDNIEWSVKRNKIKLHKALQTILRERSSRYPYYQFEPLHEEYNQLRTALAQYREIRKNGGWPKITNVKSNLQVGQKSPAVPLLRQRLLPANKIKPNNPDSLVYDTELDNAVKDFQERHGLKPDGKLNKETLRMMNVSLDDRIDQIIINMERWRWIPKPKEMERKHIFVNIPEFMLYAKDKGKSVFHMRVIVGKVMNSTPIFSDKLEYIVFSPYWYVPFSIIQNEMMPHLLADPGWLERMDMEVVQGSGKNAVPVDPHSIDWGSITKENFKYMIRQRPGPKNPLGDVKFIFPNEHEVYLHHTAAAELFNQTQRGFSHGCIRVEKPVQLAQFLLEGKLQWNEQTIEEAMHAGTEQYENLPEKIPVYIVYFTSWVDDKGRVHFRDDIYGHDKELEKEYFN from the coding sequence ATGTTTAACCAACGCAACTATTATCGTTACACTTACCTTGGTATTTTATTATTTTTCTTAATTCAGTTAACGGCTTGTAATAAAAATAAAACCAAAGACGGTAAAGAAGCCGCCAACGAGAAAACCAGTATAAAAACCGACAGCGCCTTTATTGAAAATTACCTGAAGCAAGAACCAAAACTTAAAAAACACCGGGCTACCACCATGTTGTTTTACCGCACCCGCGGGTACCGCTTAGGGTGGTTTAAAAATGATAAAATTGTGCCGCAGGCCAACACGTTTTTGCAGGTAATTAACAAAGCAACCCGCGAAGGTTTAAACCCCGAAGACTACAAAGTAAAAGATTTTAAAGCTTTGTTTGCCCAATACGAGGCCGCTAAACAAGACTCTGTTAAACATCGTTTGCAACAGGAAATAGACGTGGCTTTGTCGGCCGCTTACTTTAATTATGCTTCTGATTTTTATCGGGGCACCGTAAATCCGCGGGAACTGGATAATATTGAATGGAGTGTAAAAAGAAATAAAATTAAACTGCATAAAGCGCTACAAACCATTTTGCGCGAAAGAAGCAGCCGCTACCCGTATTATCAGTTTGAACCGCTACACGAAGAATACAACCAGTTACGCACGGCCTTGGCGCAATACCGCGAAATCCGGAAAAATGGGGGCTGGCCCAAAATTACTAACGTTAAAAGTAATTTACAGGTAGGGCAGAAGTCGCCGGCGGTTCCTTTGCTGCGCCAGCGTTTGTTGCCGGCCAATAAGATAAAACCTAACAATCCGGATTCGTTGGTTTATGATACCGAACTCGATAATGCCGTGAAAGATTTTCAGGAACGGCATGGTTTAAAGCCAGACGGCAAATTAAACAAAGAAACCTTGCGCATGATGAACGTGTCGCTCGATGACCGCATTGACCAGATTATCATTAATATGGAACGGTGGCGCTGGATTCCGAAACCCAAAGAAATGGAGCGTAAGCATATTTTCGTGAATATTCCGGAGTTTATGTTATACGCCAAAGATAAAGGCAAGTCCGTATTTCACATGCGCGTAATTGTGGGTAAAGTAATGAACTCTACGCCCATATTCAGCGATAAGCTAGAGTACATTGTTTTTTCGCCGTATTGGTACGTGCCGTTTTCTATTATCCAAAACGAGATGATGCCGCATTTACTCGCCGATCCAGGTTGGCTCGAAAGAATGGACATGGAAGTGGTGCAAGGCTCCGGTAAAAACGCCGTGCCTGTAGATCCGCATTCTATTGATTGGGGCTCCATTACTAAAGAAAATTTTAAATATATGATCCGCCAGCGGCCTGGCCCTAAAAACCCCTTGGGCGACGTAAAATTTATTTTCCCGAATGAGCACGAAGTGTATTTGCACCATACAGCCGCCGCCGAACTGTTTAACCAGACCCAGCGGGGCTTCAGCCACGGCTGTATCCGGGTAGAAAAACCAGTGCAGTTAGCGCAGTTTCTGCTCGAAGGCAAACTCCAATGGAACGAACAAACCATTGAAGAAGCCATGCACGCCGGCACCGAACAGTACGAAAACTTACCCGAAAAAATACCGGTGTACATTGTGTATTTTACCTCGTGGGTAGATGATAAAGGCCGGGTTCATTTCCGCGACGATATCTACGGGCACGATAAAGAATTAGAAAAAGAATATTTTAATTAA
- a CDS encoding M1 family metallopeptidase, producing the protein MHLNKNLIIADTHSFAKPQQAVVTHLQLQLHVDFINKQLTGQAKYRIQQQPGANQIILDVKDLVIQQVLVQDEPAHFTLSAPQPYLGQTLAIELTPTAHEITVIYQTTPAAAALQWLELEQTAGGKFPFLFTQSQAILARTWLPCQDSPAVRFTYEAHIQVPAGYLALMSAENPQETNGTGEYHFTMPFAIPSYLMALAVGRLQFAALGTRTGVYAEPEVLNAAAYEFKEMEQMLESAEDLYGNYPWGRYDLLVLPPSFPFGGMENPCLTFVTPTIITGDRSLTSLVAHELAHSWSGNLVTNATWNDFWLNEGFTVYFERRIMEYLHGPDYADMLKVLGYQDLIKTIQELGPSNPDTCLKLNLLNRDPDEGLTEIAYEKGNLFLLTLENAVGRSRFDAFLNEYFKIFKFQSNTTEYFLEFLYEFFAPEQEIISTLVKPENWIYHPGLPETAIEVKSTRFIQVEEAAAHWHKNQNLAGINTAGWSTQEWLYFLNLIEARLDAPAMELLDNAFEFTQSGNAEILAVWLEAGLKARYAPVMPALEKFLQQVGRRKFVLPLYRQLAANKHYGEKAQEIFKKSRANYHAVTRLSIEKLLNK; encoded by the coding sequence ATGCACCTAAATAAAAACCTGATTATAGCTGATACCCATAGTTTTGCAAAGCCGCAACAAGCCGTGGTAACGCACTTGCAACTGCAGTTACATGTAGATTTTATAAATAAGCAATTAACCGGTCAGGCTAAGTACCGCATCCAGCAACAGCCTGGGGCCAACCAGATTATTCTGGATGTAAAAGATTTAGTCATTCAGCAGGTGCTGGTGCAAGACGAGCCGGCTCATTTTACATTAAGTGCGCCCCAACCTTACCTGGGTCAAACTTTAGCAATAGAATTAACCCCAACTGCCCACGAAATAACTGTTATTTACCAAACTACTCCCGCGGCGGCCGCTTTACAATGGCTGGAACTGGAGCAAACTGCCGGCGGTAAGTTTCCATTTTTATTTACCCAATCGCAAGCTATTTTGGCCCGTACTTGGCTGCCCTGTCAGGATTCGCCGGCTGTGCGGTTCACGTACGAGGCGCACATTCAAGTGCCGGCGGGCTATTTAGCTTTAATGAGTGCCGAAAATCCGCAGGAAACCAACGGGACCGGTGAATATCATTTTACCATGCCGTTTGCCATTCCATCGTATTTAATGGCGCTGGCGGTAGGTCGTTTGCAATTTGCTGCCCTGGGAACGCGCACCGGCGTTTATGCCGAACCAGAAGTATTAAACGCCGCAGCTTACGAGTTTAAAGAAATGGAGCAGATGTTAGAATCGGCCGAAGATTTGTACGGCAACTATCCTTGGGGCCGGTACGATTTGCTGGTATTGCCGCCCAGTTTTCCGTTTGGGGGCATGGAGAATCCGTGCTTAACGTTTGTAACTCCCACCATTATTACCGGCGATCGCTCGCTTACCAGTTTAGTGGCGCATGAGTTAGCGCATTCTTGGTCGGGTAATTTGGTAACCAATGCAACCTGGAACGACTTTTGGTTAAACGAAGGCTTTACCGTGTATTTTGAACGCCGGATTATGGAGTATTTGCACGGGCCAGACTACGCCGATATGTTAAAAGTTCTTGGCTACCAGGATCTAATAAAAACCATCCAGGAATTAGGCCCTAGCAATCCGGATACCTGCCTGAAACTAAATTTACTTAACCGCGACCCGGACGAAGGATTAACCGAGATTGCCTACGAAAAAGGTAATTTATTTTTGCTTACCCTGGAAAATGCCGTTGGCCGCTCCCGCTTTGACGCTTTCTTAAACGAGTATTTTAAAATTTTTAAATTTCAATCGAATACTACCGAGTACTTCCTGGAGTTTTTGTACGAGTTTTTCGCCCCGGAACAAGAAATTATCTCCACGCTAGTAAAACCCGAAAACTGGATTTATCATCCCGGTTTACCCGAAACGGCCATAGAAGTAAAGTCAACCCGTTTTATACAAGTAGAAGAAGCGGCTGCGCACTGGCATAAAAACCAAAATTTAGCAGGAATAAATACCGCGGGTTGGAGCACGCAGGAATGGTTGTATTTTTTAAATTTGATTGAAGCTCGTTTAGACGCTCCCGCCATGGAGTTACTGGATAACGCTTTTGAATTTACCCAATCCGGAAACGCTGAGATTTTAGCAGTTTGGTTAGAAGCTGGCTTAAAAGCCCGGTACGCTCCCGTAATGCCAGCACTCGAAAAATTTTTACAGCAGGTAGGCCGCCGGAAGTTTGTTCTGCCTTTATACCGGCAGCTTGCTGCTAACAAACATTACGGCGAAAAAGCCCAGGAAATTTTTAAAAAATCGCGGGCTAATTACCACGCTGTTACCCGCCTATCAATAGAAAAACTGCTGAATAAGTAA
- a CDS encoding YciE/YciF ferroxidase family protein — MKLTSLNDLLVHQLQDLYGAEQQLLKAMPKMLSTAKSPKLKEAIQTHMTETENQVKRLEQVFQSMNLKAEAIKCKAMEGLLKEAEEMMSEDADAEVMDAGIIASAQRVEHYEIAGYGTASTYAKYLGHTEALNLLLETLNEEKKTDTLLTDIAESSVNIKAENH; from the coding sequence ATGAAACTGACATCCTTAAATGATTTATTGGTTCACCAATTACAAGATTTATACGGCGCCGAGCAGCAACTGCTGAAAGCCATGCCCAAAATGCTTTCTACTGCTAAATCGCCCAAATTAAAAGAAGCCATTCAAACACACATGACCGAAACGGAAAACCAGGTAAAACGCCTGGAGCAAGTTTTCCAATCGATGAATTTAAAGGCCGAAGCTATTAAGTGTAAAGCCATGGAAGGTTTATTGAAAGAAGCGGAAGAAATGATGAGCGAAGATGCCGACGCCGAAGTAATGGATGCCGGTATTATTGCCAGCGCGCAGCGGGTAGAGCATTACGAAATTGCGGGTTATGGTACGGCCAGCACCTACGCCAAATATTTGGGCCACACCGAAGCATTAAACCTGCTGTTGGAGACTTTAAACGAAGAGAAAAAAACCGATACCTTGCTTACTGATATTGCAGAATCTTCGGTAAATATTAAAGCCGAAAATCACTAA
- the xseA gene encoding exodeoxyribonuclease VII large subunit has protein sequence MQTSAPLKLSQLNQLIQYAIDGVFREQTYAVIAETSGIKNYRDKRQCYLTLVEKAENSHEVLASIQAKIWGNCYATIRNFEETTGQAFKDNIEVLFKVRIQYHIHYGLTVLIEEIDCNYTIGKLALTRQAVLQKLLDQNPDAVQLVNGEFITRNRQLTFPPVIQRLALISSAQADGYNDFVHELYLNKYQYTFQVDEYFAQVQGNEAANQICQQLIKIYQSGITYDAVVIVRGGGSQLDFSAFDSYTVARAVARFPIPVITGIGHERNESICDLMACLPTKTPTKAAATIVAHNRSFEENLLQLQKVVISKTNELLGAQKLILQNLHAKVIHNTHQCLNQQQQKLRPISGTVIQLINRLVSNQRFKLEKVLYRLTCSSESYVKSEQHKIANLRNTIKLLSPENVLKRGYAIIFRGDTIIKNAADVKPGDEITTIFQDSEIISTITETRSSYE, from the coding sequence ATGCAAACCTCGGCTCCTTTAAAACTATCCCAGCTCAACCAGCTTATTCAGTACGCCATTGATGGGGTGTTCCGGGAGCAAACCTACGCCGTAATCGCCGAAACCTCGGGTATTAAAAACTACCGCGACAAACGCCAATGTTATCTTACTTTAGTCGAAAAAGCTGAGAACTCCCACGAAGTGCTGGCTTCTATTCAGGCTAAAATCTGGGGAAATTGTTACGCTACAATCCGCAACTTCGAAGAAACTACCGGCCAGGCATTTAAAGATAATATTGAAGTTTTATTTAAAGTCCGGATTCAGTACCACATCCATTATGGCTTAACGGTTTTAATTGAAGAGATTGATTGTAATTACACCATTGGCAAACTGGCTTTAACCCGCCAAGCGGTACTGCAAAAATTATTGGATCAAAATCCGGATGCGGTACAGTTAGTTAACGGCGAATTTATTACCCGCAACCGACAGCTAACTTTTCCGCCGGTTATTCAGCGGCTGGCGCTTATTTCTTCGGCCCAAGCCGATGGGTACAACGATTTTGTGCACGAACTTTATTTAAATAAATACCAGTATACGTTTCAGGTAGATGAATATTTTGCCCAGGTACAAGGCAACGAAGCGGCCAACCAAATTTGCCAGCAACTTATTAAAATTTACCAATCCGGTATAACCTACGATGCGGTGGTAATTGTGCGGGGTGGGGGTAGCCAACTGGATTTTAGCGCATTCGATTCGTATACGGTAGCCCGCGCGGTAGCCCGTTTCCCGATACCCGTTATAACCGGTATTGGCCACGAACGTAACGAATCTATTTGCGATTTAATGGCTTGTTTGCCTACTAAAACACCTACCAAGGCGGCGGCTACCATTGTGGCGCATAATCGCTCTTTTGAAGAAAACTTGCTGCAGTTGCAAAAAGTAGTAATATCTAAAACCAACGAACTATTAGGCGCCCAAAAATTAATTCTCCAGAATTTACACGCTAAAGTAATCCATAATACCCACCAATGTTTAAACCAGCAACAGCAAAAGCTGCGGCCTATTTCTGGCACGGTAATCCAGTTAATTAACCGGCTGGTAAGTAACCAACGTTTTAAACTGGAGAAAGTACTTTACCGTTTAACCTGCAGTTCGGAGTCGTACGTTAAATCGGAACAGCACAAAATAGCTAATCTGCGCAACACCATAAAATTACTTAGTCCAGAAAACGTGCTGAAGCGCGGCTATGCCATTATTTTCCGGGGCGATACCATTATTAAAAATGCGGCCGATGTGAAACCGGGCGACGAGATTACCACCATTTTCCAGGATTCCGAAATTATCAGCACCATTACCGAAACCCGATCAAGTTATGAATAA